A section of the Bacillus sp. V2I10 genome encodes:
- a CDS encoding ROK family transcriptional regulator, with the protein MTSFSKGKASPPLMRELNRNLILQELRSHPLQSRAALAKKTKLSRPSVSELVKEMINEGMVREVGMGNSTSNGGRKPILLEYNAQSNYVGGAILQDGLIKVTLADMNGNFIKTDSECIKMPVNDNAIITVVDSMLTKIITSFSISKNQILGMVIGVPGITTETGEGIRFSPGVSWSDNDVVRIFEKQIGIPVVIDNDVNLMTLGEFHKGLGASYQNTIYLFAGNGIGSGIIINGEFIRGAHRAAGEIGYMLIGNTLNNNLDMGVFESNYGTTGLLQRMERLGLPVDCGKKAIFQLQRFSLQDTSAKELLNELLDSWTIAIVNLASILDPELVILSGEMSDLQDEYLELLKKSIERYIPKLPSISLTTLGSKAGLYGAIHLALEEFTQFGYQNRSL; encoded by the coding sequence GTGACATCTTTTTCGAAGGGAAAAGCAAGTCCTCCATTAATGAGAGAGCTAAATCGAAACTTAATATTACAAGAGCTTCGATCTCATCCACTACAATCTCGTGCTGCTTTAGCAAAAAAAACAAAGCTTAGCAGACCTAGTGTGTCTGAGTTGGTAAAAGAAATGATAAACGAGGGAATGGTTCGCGAAGTGGGAATGGGAAATTCAACTTCAAATGGGGGCCGTAAACCTATTTTACTTGAGTATAATGCTCAATCTAATTATGTTGGGGGAGCTATCTTACAAGATGGTTTGATAAAAGTGACACTCGCGGACATGAATGGAAACTTCATCAAAACGGATAGTGAATGCATTAAAATGCCTGTGAACGACAATGCGATTATTACCGTTGTAGATTCAATGTTAACAAAAATTATCACCTCTTTTTCAATATCCAAAAATCAGATTCTAGGTATGGTAATCGGCGTACCAGGAATCACCACAGAAACAGGAGAAGGAATAAGATTTTCACCTGGAGTATCCTGGTCGGACAATGACGTAGTAAGAATATTTGAAAAGCAGATTGGTATTCCTGTTGTAATTGACAATGATGTGAATCTAATGACACTCGGCGAATTTCATAAAGGATTGGGTGCCAGTTATCAAAATACAATCTACTTATTTGCAGGAAACGGAATTGGAAGCGGTATTATTATTAACGGAGAATTTATTAGAGGTGCACATAGAGCAGCTGGGGAGATCGGGTATATGCTGATCGGTAACACTTTAAATAATAACTTAGACATGGGTGTTTTTGAATCAAATTATGGTACTACTGGATTACTGCAAAGGATGGAGCGCTTAGGTTTGCCCGTTGATTGCGGTAAAAAGGCGATCTTTCAATTGCAACGCTTCTCATTGCAAGATACAAGTGCTAAGGAGTTATTAAATGAACTGCTTGATAGCTGGACCATAGCTATTGTAAACCTAGCAAGCATCCTAGACCCTGAACTTGTTATTCTCTCTGGGGAAATGTCTGACTTACAAGATGAGTACCTGGAGTTATTAAAGAAAAGCATCGAGAGGTACATACCAAAATTACCATCCATTTCATTAACGACACTTGGTTCTAAAGCTGGGCTATATGGCGCTATTCATCTTGCATTGGAGGAATTCACTCAGTTCGGCTATCAGAATAGATCATTATAA
- a CDS encoding extracellular solute-binding protein: MFKKKGLISLLLVMVLVIITACNSNSSGGSEKGNSKENEGDTGKLVIYTARDQAVVDKVVGMFNEKYPNIEVETLTMGAQQILERIRGEKANPQADFWWGGTQSSLMVGAEEDLLAAFKPSFDDVIEEEHKDAEGRWYGEMLLPEVIMINSEALKKEDAPQDWDELLNKEWKDKIVIRGVMASGTMRTIYSSMIFREGADTPEKGYEWLEKLDANTKEYAQDPTNLYLKLARQEGLISLWNLQDILLQKNENNQPFDYVYPESGAPILVDGVAMVEGAKNKANAEKFYEFLFSKDTRAKLADELYQIPTRTDIAKEDMPDWYKELDLKALDIDWSIMAEKEAEWMQHWDENIKGK; encoded by the coding sequence ATGTTCAAGAAAAAGGGATTAATTAGTTTACTTTTGGTTATGGTATTGGTCATCATTACTGCCTGTAACAGCAACAGCAGTGGGGGAAGTGAAAAAGGAAACAGCAAAGAAAATGAAGGCGATACGGGTAAGCTTGTCATCTATACAGCTCGTGACCAAGCGGTTGTTGACAAGGTAGTCGGAATGTTTAACGAAAAATATCCAAATATAGAAGTCGAGACACTTACAATGGGGGCACAACAAATCTTAGAGCGTATACGGGGAGAGAAAGCAAATCCGCAGGCTGATTTTTGGTGGGGAGGTACACAATCTTCACTCATGGTAGGAGCAGAGGAAGATCTACTTGCTGCATTTAAGCCATCTTTTGATGATGTGATTGAAGAAGAACATAAAGATGCTGAGGGCCGTTGGTATGGTGAAATGCTTTTGCCGGAGGTTATCATGATTAACAGTGAAGCCCTAAAGAAAGAAGATGCCCCGCAGGATTGGGATGAACTTCTAAATAAAGAGTGGAAGGACAAAATTGTTATTCGTGGTGTCATGGCTTCTGGAACGATGAGAACCATTTATTCGTCTATGATTTTCCGTGAAGGAGCAGATACTCCTGAGAAAGGTTATGAATGGCTTGAAAAGCTTGATGCAAATACCAAGGAGTATGCTCAAGACCCGACAAACTTGTATTTGAAATTAGCTAGACAAGAAGGATTGATATCGCTTTGGAATCTGCAGGATATTCTTCTTCAGAAAAATGAAAATAACCAGCCATTTGATTATGTTTATCCAGAAAGTGGTGCACCTATTTTAGTTGACGGAGTAGCTATGGTGGAGGGTGCTAAAAACAAGGCAAATGCAGAAAAATTTTATGAATTCTTATTCTCAAAAGATACCAGAGCTAAACTTGCCGATGAATTATATCAAATTCCAACACGTACGGATATTGCAAAAGAGGATATGCCTGACTGGTATAAAGAGTTAGATCTGAAAGCACTTGATATTGATTGGTCAATAATGGCTGAAAAAGAAGCAGAGTGGATGCAGCATTGGGATGAAAATATTAAAGGAAAATAA
- a CDS encoding ABC transporter ATP-binding protein — protein MKSVKLDKVSKMFGKARGVENVDIDIKPGEFFTFLGPSGCGKTTTLRMIAGFYFPSEGKVLFDDHDVTTLQPNKRNIGMVFQNYALFPHMTVFENIAFGLEVRKLSKAEIRRKVEKAQSMVHLDQYGERKINELSGGQQQRVALARALVIEPNILLLDEPLSNLDAKLREETRLEIKRLQLELGVTTIYVTHDQTEAMAMSDRIMVMNNGVVQQIGSPEEIYNRPINKFVASFIGESNVLDATIDQISENGITAKTSDGLDLKGLLKNSSPNVSFRAGEPIKLSIRPEALAEGPGPNQFSAEVQFVEFTGVTINYIVKANETTLKVMVVNKGNKVMSRGEKIMLHIPERSIYFIGE, from the coding sequence ATGAAAAGCGTGAAGCTGGATAAAGTAAGCAAAATGTTCGGTAAAGCTCGTGGAGTTGAAAACGTCGATATCGATATAAAACCAGGGGAGTTCTTTACTTTCCTAGGGCCAAGTGGGTGTGGCAAAACAACTACCCTAAGGATGATAGCTGGCTTCTATTTTCCATCTGAAGGGAAGGTGCTTTTCGATGATCATGATGTAACCACCCTCCAGCCCAACAAAAGAAACATTGGAATGGTTTTTCAAAACTATGCATTATTTCCCCATATGACTGTTTTTGAAAATATTGCTTTTGGACTCGAAGTCCGTAAATTAAGCAAAGCTGAAATAAGAAGAAAAGTAGAGAAAGCCCAATCGATGGTTCACCTCGATCAATATGGTGAACGAAAAATAAATGAGTTATCAGGAGGACAGCAGCAGCGTGTTGCTCTTGCAAGAGCACTCGTTATTGAACCAAACATTCTTTTGCTGGATGAGCCCCTATCAAATTTGGACGCGAAGTTGCGTGAAGAGACTCGCCTTGAAATTAAGCGATTACAGCTGGAGCTTGGTGTGACAACTATCTATGTTACACACGATCAAACAGAAGCAATGGCAATGTCAGACCGTATTATGGTTATGAACAATGGAGTTGTGCAGCAAATTGGATCTCCAGAAGAAATCTATAACAGACCCATCAACAAATTCGTCGCATCTTTTATCGGGGAATCCAATGTACTGGATGCTACTATTGATCAAATTTCTGAAAACGGCATAACGGCTAAAACGTCAGATGGATTGGATTTGAAGGGGTTGCTCAAAAACTCATCACCGAACGTGTCCTTTCGTGCAGGTGAGCCTATTAAACTATCAATACGTCCAGAAGCACTGGCAGAAGGGCCAGGGCCTAATCAATTCAGTGCAGAAGTTCAATTTGTAGAATTTACGGGTGTCACCATCAACTACATTGTAAAGGCAAATGAAACCACGCTTAAGGTAATGGTTGTCAACAAAGGGAACAAGGTGATGAGTCGAGGTGAAAAAATAATGCTCCACATTCCCGAAAGAAGCATTTATTTTATTGGAGAATAG